The following are encoded in a window of Vespa crabro chromosome 2, iyVesCrab1.2, whole genome shotgun sequence genomic DNA:
- the LOC124421844 gene encoding mediator of RNA polymerase II transcription subunit 24: MCNLLLTSVMETKVTSKTSSLKALLLRAWRERWSDLQWGINIKTILPRGVSGDVYNLADCILQQALVGPGPNQLVLSYLKHSLCSQLVSYAAVLQRISKYDGFHKPHCIVSLLEFLESIQIGITCRGKPEEDLLAAAVLSIVHWLLQCYLHTLNKMPQNNSMSQQVNELMDKPASILKQMLGSDFLCAMMYLAQYDDKELYIIVVRKCQEIETLLKSSNLKSSVPIEESLKKLCNLEVEILALSPEKSRMESITHCLQPLFAVQVLLNPSTETTVFVNQLQMIQRLKSYTNARLYCEIMRACLMCLHNVTGTFNESQWGAFTFLKVPVILKELHSATLNGDEKYEYSQDILDALELLLQFTPLLDIMDTTCSCNCVECLLNELQKVNLVTEKQAKQLSSRREGLTAALQKLETSSTPTSSIPKVIIRAEPTLAGILKTLNADYTKIHEALLSMLYQVLSGKSFELMLAVATVEGKLKTFVTKLIKFNECSKQINEPVPSKTAATRAMLFDVSFLMLCSIVQTYGSDVVLEEGGDSFFEQWVRECMPERNKPKSPQKMLQNIDPARVDTLLAQINSADPDFKSSNIKWHVACQSAMGAVKELLCAWESGVLGAGDVKRTLDGLRTAACCLPVCAAAWLCAYMSITHQDALLKPMNMVQHFLTPLPGEEMQDNFKERSSLMSQIIRKMQYDVHPPTQSKTKVLSMSHSIISRQPILEQLESVWYSINQRGWICMQATQSLELLLNTGGSLWFVSNIVKEVLKYRYQEELDQAVDLAFAIFHLDIENCTLDLINHIIPQYLYNSLQSEELVEPQSSILAKLCVYCIFSTLEYNNSNPYRGNNRKRVRRDLDADELDALGVPANKILRLNETGDTNPIFGSQSPQTQNSTNGQKSIILRDPLSSALNGLFTTFTFLAGRDGEVSQQTHFILQFLRLMVQCGKDRTRIVLQGMPQTLVPCLLKALPESFSTDILLRFYDIQTVVGRKATARDLCMLRNINLKPTK; this comes from the exons ATGTGTAATCTTTTGTTAACATCAGTAATGGAGACAAAAGTAACAAGTAAAACAAGTAGCTTAAAAGCTTTGTTACTTAGAGCATGGAGAGAACGATGGAGTGATCTACAATGGGGTATTAATATAAAGACC ATTTTGCCTAGGGGAGTTAGTGGAGATGTATATAATCTAGCAGATTGTATTTTGCAACAAGCGTTAGTTGGACCTGGTCCTAATCAATTAGtgttatcatatttaaaaCATTCTTTATGTTCTCAG ttaGTGTCATATGCTGCTGTATTACAGCGTATAAGCAAGTATGATGGTTTTCATAAGCCTCATTGTATTGTGAGTTTATTAGAGTTTTTAGAATCTATTCAGATTGGTATAACTTGCCGTGGAAAACCAGAGGAAGATCTTTTAGCAGCTGCAGTTTTATCAATAGTGCATTGGTTATTACAATGTTATTTGcatacattaaataaaatgcCTCAGAATAATTCTATGTCACAACAAGTAAATGAACTTATGGATAAACCAGCCAGTATTTTGAAACAAATGCTTGGTTCAGATTTTCTGTGTGCAATGATGTATTTAGCTCAGTATGATGACAAAG aGTTGTACATTATAGTGGTTAGAAAATGTCAAGAAAtagaaacattattaaaaagtagTAACTTAAAATCATCAGTCCCAATAGAAGAATCTCTTAAAAAGTTATGTAACTTGGAAGTTGAAATTCTTGCTTTGTCACCTGAAAAATCAAGAATGGAATCTATAACTCATTGTTTGCAGCCATTATTTGCAGTTCAAGTGTTATTAAATCCAAGTACTGAAACAACTGTGTTTGTTAATCAATTGCAAATGATACAACGTTTAAAAAGTTATACAAATGCAAGACTTTACTGTGAAATAATGCGTGCCTGTCTAATGTGCTTACATAATGTTACTGGTACATTTAATGAATCACAATGGGGtgcatttacatttttaaaagttCCCGTTATTCTCAAGGAGCTTCATTCAGCCACATTGAAtg gagatgaaaaatatgaatattcgCAGGATATTTTAGATGCTttggaattattattacaatttactCCTCTTCTTGATATAATGGATACTACATGCTCATGTAACTGCGTAGaatgtttattaaatgaaCTGCAAAAGGTGAATCTCGTTACAGAAAAGCAGGCAAAACAATTGAGCAGTAGAAg agAAGGATTAACTGCAGCATTGCAAAAATTAGAAACTTCCAGTACACCAACATCATCTATACcaaaagtaattataagaGCAGAACCAACATTAGCAGGAATTTTAAAGACTCTTAATGCTGATTACACAAAAATTCACGAAGCATTACTTAGTATGTTATATCAAGTTTTATCAGGCAAAAGTTTTGAATTAATGCTTGCCGTTGCTACAGTAGAGGGCAAATTGAAAACATTTGTtactaaattaattaaattcaatgaatGTAGTAAACAAATCAATGAACCTGTTCCTAGCAAAACAGCTGCAACAAGAGCTATGTTATTCGATGTGTCATTTTTAATGCTCTGTTCTATTGTACAAACTTATGGTTCTGAT GTAGTTttagaagaaggaggagattCTTTCTTTGAACAATGGGTACGTGAATGTATGCCTGAACGAAATAAACCGAAGTCTCCtcaaaaaatgttacaaaatatTGATCCAGCTAGAGTAGATACACTCTTAGCTCAAATCAATTCAGCAGATCCAGATTTTAAATCTAGTAATATAAAATGGCATGTTGCTTGTCAATCTGCAATGGGAGCAGTAAAAGAACTACTTTGTGCATGGGAAAGTGGTGTATTAGGTGCTGGTGATGTAAAAAGAACATTAGATGGATTACGTACAGCTGCTTGCTGTTTACCAGTATGTGCAGCTGCATGGCTTTGCGCATATATGAGTATTACTCATCAAGATGCACTTTTGAAACCTATGAATATGGTTCAGCATTTTTTAACTCCACTTCCTGGTGAGGAAATGCAAGACAATTTTAAAGAAag ATCTAGTTTGATGTCTCAAATTATACGAAAAATGCAATATGACGTACATCCACCAACACAGTCTAAAACAAAAGTTCTTTCAATGTCTCACAG tATTATTTCACGACAACCAATATTGGAGCAATTAGAATCCGTTTGGTATAGTATAAATCAACGTGGTTGGATTTGTATGCAGGCGACACAatcattagaattattattaaatacaggTGGCTCTTTATGGTTCGTTTCAAATATAGTTAAAGAAGTCTTGAAATATAGATACCAGGAAGAATTAGACCAAGCTGTAGATCTAGCATTTGCAATTTTTCATCTTGATATAGAAAATTGTACGCTGGATCTCATAAATCATATCATtccacaatatttatataattcattaca aaGCGAAGAACTCGTAGAACCACAATCATCGATATTAGCGAAGCTTTGTGTATATTGCATATTTTCAACATTAGAATACAATAATTCGAATCCATATCGTGGAAACAATAGAAAACGTGTTCGTCGTGATTTAGATGCGGATGAATTAGATGCTTTAGGTGTACCtgcaaataaaattttgaggCTCAATGAAACTGGAGATACAAATCCTATATTTGGTTCACAGAGTCCGCAAACGCAAAATTCAACTAATGgtcaaaaatcaattattttaagaGATCCCCTTTCGTCAGCCTTAAATGGATTATTCACAACGTTTACATTCCTTGCTGGCAGAGATGGAGAAGTATCTCAACAGactcattttatattacaatttttacggTTAATGGTACAATGTGGTAAAGACAGAACTCGTATCGTGCTTCAAGGAATGCCTCAGACATTA gTACCTTGCCTCCTCAAAGCACTGCCCGAGTCCTTTTCAACGGACATATTACTTAGATTTTACGATATACAGACTGTAGTAGGTCGTAAAGCAACCGCAAGGGATTTGTGTATGTTacgaaatattaatcttaagcctactaaatag